Proteins encoded by one window of Candidatus Poribacteria bacterium:
- a CDS encoding C25 family cysteine peptidase — protein sequence MKTLLLTNMRALTAAYPQEVLGIQQAIAAFARVHNAGVIDIDQVYLMKTGEHISVPAYPNARLTAIAKEIKSEITSRSGGHLDLLILVGDESIIPMWEVSVDRTPLHTDSFYADLDGDGLPEVATTRILGNPEAMQRQLSETAENGGPEATILCSEDTRIHLETQRFLDVLAQQGHEVAVLGRGGAEHLSQSDLIIHFGHGSPKRLSNRFGESFVSAKSMPMLPLHPIAIVDGCATTPPGSALLRAFLNNGGRTYLGSTATVWGMIPARYTNQLVMHFLDAYEAHPEWTLAKLLTVARARYASVARLPEILLELERRETINVDGDMGTHLMTFLEWHAYGTPFARLHQGDAQSIFAKHSLVETPISLKAKEGNAVEATFNLADGDGQPILFLRADWPNSISSSLMLRIHQNGEILHELKGDEHIIYQRIEDICVGGYVNGDMYHAYWLLPLQKEAGQNQVRIQVSDTTTLGPLANLIRVRQNQVRDGQVNPEMELRVLPESVIEIWPEWETIGPPEEE from the coding sequence ATGAAAACGCTGTTACTAACCAATATGAGAGCACTTACAGCAGCCTATCCTCAAGAAGTGTTGGGTATTCAACAGGCGATCGCAGCGTTTGCCCGTGTACATAACGCTGGAGTCATTGACATCGATCAGGTTTATCTGATGAAGACCGGAGAGCACATTTCAGTACCAGCGTATCCCAACGCCAGACTGACAGCCATTGCAAAGGAAATCAAAAGTGAAATCACCTCACGAAGCGGCGGACATCTCGACCTTCTCATATTGGTAGGAGATGAATCCATTATTCCAATGTGGGAAGTCAGTGTAGATAGGACACCCCTGCACACTGATTCTTTCTACGCGGATTTAGACGGGGACGGTCTTCCAGAGGTTGCCACAACACGGATACTTGGAAATCCTGAGGCGATGCAGCGACAGCTCAGCGAAACTGCCGAAAATGGCGGACCGGAGGCGACGATTCTCTGTTCAGAGGATACACGTATACATCTGGAAACCCAGCGGTTTCTCGATGTCCTTGCTCAACAAGGACACGAGGTCGCTGTACTCGGAAGAGGTGGCGCGGAACATCTATCGCAGTCTGATCTAATCATTCACTTCGGGCATGGAAGCCCTAAACGGCTGAGCAATCGATTTGGTGAATCTTTTGTGTCAGCGAAAAGCATGCCGATGTTGCCGCTCCATCCGATTGCGATTGTTGACGGCTGCGCGACCACACCACCCGGTTCAGCGTTGTTACGTGCGTTTTTGAACAATGGTGGTCGTACTTATCTTGGCAGTACCGCGACCGTCTGGGGAATGATTCCGGCGCGTTACACCAATCAGTTAGTGATGCACTTTCTGGACGCTTATGAAGCACACCCGGAATGGACTCTGGCGAAACTACTCACCGTAGCACGTGCCAGATATGCCAGTGTGGCGCGTCTTCCCGAAATATTATTAGAACTCGAACGCAGGGAAACTATCAACGTCGATGGAGATATGGGGACGCATCTGATGACTTTCTTAGAATGGCACGCCTATGGAACACCTTTTGCTCGCCTACATCAAGGGGACGCTCAGTCGATTTTTGCCAAGCATTCTTTGGTTGAAACCCCGATATCTCTGAAGGCAAAAGAGGGAAACGCGGTTGAAGCAACCTTCAATTTAGCCGATGGGGATGGTCAGCCAATTCTCTTTCTCCGCGCAGATTGGCCGAATTCAATTTCATCTTCGCTTATGCTTCGGATCCATCAAAACGGGGAGATACTTCATGAGTTGAAAGGAGACGAACACATTATCTATCAGCGCATTGAAGATATTTGTGTCGGTGGTTATGTCAATGGAGATATGTATCACGCCTATTGGTTATTACCGCTGCAGAAAGAGGCGGGGCAAAACCAAGTGCGCATCCAAGTGAGCGACACGACTACGCTTGGTCCGCTGGCTAACTTGATTCGGGTACGTCAAAACCAAGTCCGAGATGGACAGGTGAACCCAGAGATGGAATTGCGCGTTTTACCGGAGTCTGTAATCGAAATTTGGCCCGAATGGGAGACCATTGGACCACCTGAGGAGGAATAA
- a CDS encoding Gfo/Idh/MocA family oxidoreductase produces MRTVKLGLIGAGGISGAHCRTLADIEGAEIIAAADLVPANLERAKEQWDIKRTFTDYNEMLKMDEIEAVYVCTPTGVHAAPTVAALNAGKHVFCEKPMEATLDAAASMWRAAKENDKILMVGLKLRYSPQVVKAKEIVDAGTLGDIYYVETVADRRRGNPGGSFIRKATAGLGASADIGVYALDTALYLMGHPKPVAVSGITSNYLSLHNTWNPALKETEVEDFGVGWVVFENGARMVFKTCWCMNMDSLGGTIFLGKKAGLRLGIGEVRGPQEGVRVYGDKDGEIFDQEFTEFESVSVFHEEDTAFIDAVREGKPSPIDPYGVMLTNVIIQGVIDSSNAGGREVAVTVPTL; encoded by the coding sequence ATGAGAACAGTTAAATTAGGCTTGATTGGGGCGGGTGGTATCTCCGGGGCACACTGTCGAACGCTTGCTGACATCGAAGGTGCCGAAATTATCGCTGCTGCCGACCTTGTCCCTGCAAACCTTGAACGTGCGAAAGAACAGTGGGACATCAAGCGGACGTTCACCGATTACAACGAAATGCTTAAAATGGACGAGATTGAGGCGGTGTACGTCTGTACCCCGACAGGTGTGCATGCAGCACCGACCGTCGCTGCACTGAATGCTGGCAAACACGTTTTCTGCGAGAAACCGATGGAGGCGACGTTAGACGCTGCCGCCTCAATGTGGCGTGCCGCAAAAGAAAACGATAAGATCCTCATGGTCGGTTTGAAACTCCGATATTCACCACAAGTTGTTAAAGCGAAAGAAATTGTTGACGCTGGTACACTCGGCGATATTTACTATGTCGAAACTGTTGCAGACAGGAGACGCGGGAATCCGGGTGGTAGTTTCATCCGAAAAGCGACAGCCGGTTTAGGGGCCTCTGCGGACATCGGCGTTTACGCCTTAGACACCGCCCTCTATTTGATGGGACATCCCAAGCCTGTTGCGGTCTCCGGCATCACCTCCAACTATCTGAGCCTCCATAACACATGGAATCCTGCACTCAAAGAAACCGAGGTTGAAGATTTCGGTGTCGGTTGGGTAGTCTTTGAGAACGGCGCACGCATGGTATTCAAGACCTGCTGGTGCATGAATATGGATTCACTCGGTGGGACGATTTTCCTCGGTAAGAAAGCGGGGCTACGTCTCGGTATTGGCGAAGTCCGTGGACCCCAAGAAGGCGTACGCGTCTACGGCGATAAAGACGGTGAGATTTTTGACCAAGAGTTCACGGAGTTTGAATCGGTAAGTGTGTTCCATGAGGAAGATACAGCGTTTATTGACGCTGTCCGTGAAGGGAAACCCTCGCCGATCGATCCGTACGGCGTGATGCTTACCAATGTTATCATTCAGGGAGTCATCGACTCTTCAAACGCAGGTGGACGCGAAGTTGCTGTGACGGTGCCGACCTTGTAA